The genomic DNA GGTGGCGCCGAGCACCCACACGCCGCTGGTGTACACGAACGCCCGCCCCGTGCCGCGCAACCGCTCGGGCAGCGCGCCCACGGCCGCCGCGTCCACCTCGTCGCCGGTCGGCGTGGCGAGGTTCGGCACGGCGTCGATGTCGTCGGTGACGGCGGCCCGCAGTGAAGCCGGATCGGTCAGGTCACCCACGCGCGGCGCCGCGTCGGGACCGAGCCGCCCGGCGTCCTTGACGAAGTGCACCACGTGGTGGCCGTCCGCCGTCAGCCGCCGTGCCACGGCGGACCCGATGTAGCCGGTGGAACCCAGCACAAGGACCTTCCTGTCCGTTCCTCTCGAGTGTTCGACAGCAGGGGCGAGCAGACCGGGCATCACGAGGGACCGACGGCGTCCCGCAGCAGCTTCGC from Kitasatospora terrestris includes the following:
- a CDS encoding NAD-dependent epimerase/dehydratase family protein: MLGSTGYIGSAVARRLTADGHHVVHFVKDAGRLGPDAAPRVGDLTDPASLRAAVTDDIDAVPNLATPTGDEVDAAAVGALPERLRGTGRAFVYTSGVWVLGATGDTRSTRTPPVAPAGPRAGRSTRPPPPWAPRSPRPWPWTRSCPGAVPSPAWAGGPAARTS